The Jannaschia sp. GRR-S6-38 genomic interval AGGCGTGGGCGACATCCTCCATCGAGAGGTGGAAATCGCGATTCGTCAGCTCGAACCGGCGGACGCGGGCGTTGCTGGGCAGGAAGCCCATCAGGACCAGCAGAAGGCCGGTCAGGCCGATCTGGACGATCATGCCGCCATTGACGATGCGTTCGCCCCCGATGGCGATGGGCAGCTCGATCCAAGGCAGCAGGCCACCGAACGCGGCGCCGGTCGCGGCGGCGAGGCCCAGCGTCGCCACCACGAGAAGTAGGGTGCATAGCTGTTGCAGAACGTTGGTCGCAACGGCGACGGAATAATACTGTTTGTTCATAGCCGAACCCCCGTCTGGCAATCGATCATCGGGTTTCTTGGCTGCTCGAATGTTCAGCTTAGCAGAAATCCGCTCATCAAACGCAACGAATTATTAATTTGTTTCACCCCGAATTCGCGAATCCGGCGGATTCACCTGACAGGCTGGGCCGAAAAAGGCCCCGTCTTGTCAGGACGTTCCGTCCCGATAGCTGCGCCGGTAGCGCGCGCCGAGCGAGGTGAGCATCTCGTAGCCGATGGATCCGGCGGCTTCGGCCAGGTGGTCCACGCCGCGATGCGGGTCGAGCACGCGCAGCGTCTCGGGGTCGCGGTCGAGATGGCCGATATCGACGGTCAGCAGATCCATCGAGACGCGTCCCACGACGGGGCAGGGGACGGGGCCGGCCATGACCTCCACCCCCGGCGACAGCGCGCGGTGCAACCCGTCCGCATAGCCGCCCGCGACGGTGGCGATGCGGGTGTCGGACTTCGCGGTCCAGGTGGCGTTGTAGCCCACCGGCTCGCCCGCGGGGACGTCGAAGCAGGTGATCACCGGCAGGTCGAGCGACACGACCGGCTCGGCCGCGGCATAGGGCAGGCCGCCATAGAGGCCGATCCCGGGCCGGGTCATGTCGAAATGATAGGGCGAGCCTAGAAGCGTGCCGCCGGTGGCCGCCAGGCTGCGCGGCACCGAGACGCCGTCGGTCATCTCGTGGAAGCGCTTGAGCTGCGCGGCGCTCTGGTCGCTGTCGGGGTCGTCAGCCGAGGCCAGGTGCGACATGATCAGCACCGGCCGCGCGCGCAGCGCCAGCTCGGCCACGGCGGCCCAATCCGCCATCTTCAGCCCCAGCCGGTTCATGCCGGTGTCGAGCTGGAGGCCGAAGGGCTTCTTCGGCAGCGCCTCGAGCTGGCGGGCGATCTGCTCGATGGAGCAGAGCATCGGCACCAGATCCGCGCGTTCGATCGTGGCCGTGTCCCCGACCATGTGGCCGTAGAAGACGTAGATGCGCGGCTCGGGCCCCAGCACGCGGCGCAGCTCCAGCCCCTCCTGCGCGGTGGCGACGAAGAAGGCCCGACAGCCCGCCTTGAAGAGCCGCGGCGCGACCTGCGCCACGCCCAGCCCGTAGGCATCGGCCTTCACGCAGGCGCCGGTCTCGCAGCTGGCGGCGGAGCGGCCGTCGAGCGCGCGCCAATTGGCGGCGATGGCTTCGAGGTCGATATGGAGGGAACCGGTCGGCATTGCGGCCTGATGGGCGCGGGGGGAAGCGGCGTCAAGCGAGCGCGCGCGGCCTCAGCGCTCCCCCTGCCACGGCTTGACCAGGTTGCCGAACCGCGTGAAGCGCCCCTCGAAGCTCAGGTCGACCGTGCCGATGGGGCCGTGGCGCTGCTTGCCGATGATGACCTCGGCCTTGCCGTGGACGGCCTCCATCGCGGCCTGCCAGTCGGCCATCTTGTCGAGCTGGTGCTCGCCGGGCTTCTCGCGCTCTTTGTAATATTCCTCGCGATAGACGAACATCACCACGTCGGCATCCTGCTCGATCGAGCCCGACTCGCGCAGGTCCGACAGTTGCGGGCGCTTGTCCTCCCGGTTCTCGACCTGGCGCGACAGCTGGGACAGGGCCACGACGGGGATCTGCAGCTCCTTGGCGATGGCCTTCAGGCCCTGAGTGATCGCCGAGACCTCGTTGACGCGGTTCTCGCCGAAGCCCGGCGCCTTCACCAGCTGCAAATAATCGACGATCAGCAGGTCCAGCCCATGCGTCCGCTTCTGCCGCCGGGCGCGCGCGGCGAGCTGCGCGATCGGCAGCGCCGGCGTGTCGTCGATATAGAGCGGGCAGGCTTCAAGCGCCTTCGCCGCCTCGACGAAGCGGCGGAACTCGGCCTCGGTCATGTCGCCCTTGCGGATCTGCTCGCTGGGCACCTCGGCGGCCTCCGACAGGACGCGCGCGGCCAGCTGCTCGGCCGACATCTCCAGGCTGTAGAAGCCGACGACGCCGCCCTCGACCGCGCCTTCGCGCCCGTCATGGGTGATGCCGCGGCGATAGGCTTTGGCGATGTTGAAGGCGATGTTGGTTGCCAGCGAGGTCTTTCCCATCGACGGCCGCCCGGCCAGGATCAGCAGGTCCGAGCGGTGCAGCCCGCCCAGCTTCTTGTCCAGATCGACGAGTCCGGTCGAGATCCCGGCGAGCCCGCCATCGCGCTGATAGGCGGCGTTGGCGACGTCGACGGCTTCCTTGATGGCCTTCAGGAAGGGGATGAAGCCGCGCTCGGTCTTGCCCTGTTCGGCCAGCGAATAAAGCCGCGTCTCGGCTTCGACGATCTGGTCGGCCGGCTGGCGCTCCACCGTCACGTCGCAGGCTTGCGCCGCGATATCCCTTCCCAGCCCGATCAACTCGCGGCGGATTGCGAGGTCGTAGATCAGCTGCGCATAGTCCCGAACCGCGTAAGCCGCGATGGCCGAGGCGGCGAGTGTCACCAGATAGGCCGGCCCGCCCAGCGCCTTCAGGCCCTCGTCCTCCTCCAGATAGGCCTTCAGCGTCACCGGCGAGGCCAGCGCGTTGCGCTGGATCATCGCGGCGCAGAGATCGTAGAGCCGGGCATGGACGGGATCGAAGAAATGCTCCGACCGGATCAGATTCGAGGCCGTGTCGAACAGGTCGTTATTGGTCAGGATCGCGCCGAGAAGCTGCTGTTCGGCCTCGATATTGTGCGGCAGCGCGTCTTCCGCCGCCGCCGGTGAACCCTGATCGAGTCGCGCCACGCTGTTCATCTGTCTGCCCCGCTCTTGCCCGGCTTCCTCCTAACCCGCGCGGGCGCGTCGGGCAACGTGGAGGAAAGCTGTGGACAGATTGTGAGCGGATCGGATCCGGATGAAGAACGATGCGTAACCGTCGGAAATTATTTGGAATGCTTCTCTTGCCAGCCGCGCGGATCGTTCAGGAACGCCTCGACCCCGGCGAGCGTCTCCGCGTCGAAGTGACCCTGCGCCTTCGCCTCGGCCAGGACGTCCCACCAGGTGGCGAGGGCGTGCAGCGCGACGCCATGATCGCCCAGCGTCTTCGTGATTTCGGGGAAGATGCCGTAGCTGAAGATCACGCCCGTATGTGCGCAACTCGCGCCCGTCTCGCGGATCGCGTCGACGAAGCTCAGCTTCGAGCCGCCATCGGTGGTCATGTCCTCGATCAGCAGGACGCGCTGGCCCTCGGTCATCGCGCCCTCGATCCGCGCGTTGCGGCCGTAGCCCTTCGGCTTCTTGCGCACATAGGTCATCGGCAGGCCCAGCCGCTCGGCCACCAGAGCCGCGAAGGGAATGCCCGCCGTCTCGCCGCCCGCGACGTTGTCGAAGGCCTCGAATCCCGCCTCGCGCATCACCGTCACGGCGAGGAAATCCATCAGCGCGGATCGGATGCGCGGGAAGGAGATCAGGCGCCGGCAATCGATATAGGTCGGGCTGGGCAGGCCCGAGGCCAGGGTGAAGGGCTCGCGCGCGTTGAAATGCACCGCTTTCACCTCCAGAAGCGCGCGGGCGGTCAGGCGGGCGATTTCCTCGGGCGGGGGAAAGGCGGTGGGGATCATGGGCGTCTCTCGGGGATGGGGGCCGATCTTTCGGCCGAAAGATCGGGTCTAGCGGACATGCCAGCGAAGCGGGTGGCCCGGATCGAACAGCGTGACGGTCTGGCCATGGCCCTCGATCCGTGCGGGCAGGTCGAGGGGCGCGCCCTTCTCCAGCGTGATCCTGTCCTCGTTGACCGGAAGGCCGTAATGGGCGGGCCCGTGCAGCGAGGTGAAACCCTCAAGCCGGTCCAGCGCGGCCTCCTCCTCGAACACATGGGCGAGGCAGGGGAGCGCATGGGGCGCGGTGAAGCAGCCGGCGGCGCAGCAGGTCGCCTCCTTGGCGTGGGTCGGGTGCGGCGCGCTGTCGGTGCCCAGGAAGAACTTCGCCTCGCCGCTGGTGGCCGCGGCCCGCAGCGCCGCCTGGTGCGTGTCGCGCTTGAGGATCGGCAGGCAGTAGAAATGCGGCCGCATCCCGTGGGACAGCATGTCGGTTCGGTTCGCCATCAGGTGCTGGACGGTCATGGTCGCGGCGATGTTGTCGTGCTCGCGCACGAAGGCCACGGCCTCGGCGGTCGTGACATGCTCCAGCGTGATCTTCAGCGCGGGGTGGGCCGCGCGCAGCGGGGCGAGCGTGCGGTCGAGGAAGGCCGCCTCGCGGTCGAAGACGTCGCCATCCGTCGTCTCGCCATGGATGCAGAGCGGCACGCCCGCCGCCTCCATCGCGGCCAGCACCGGGCGCACCTTCTCGAAATCGCGCACGCCGGAGGCTGAGTTCGTCGTGGCCCCCGCGGGATAGAGCTTCACCGCCGTGACGATCCCGTCGCGATGCGCGGCGACCACGTCGGCGGGATCCGTCGTCTCGGTCAGGTAGAGCGTCATCAGCGGCCCGGCGAAGCCCGCCTCGCAGACGCGGTCGCGATAGGCGGCGGCCTGCGCGCCGGTCACCACCGGCGGCACGAGGTTGGGCATGATGATGGCGCGGGCGAAATGACGGCTTTCGGGCGCGACCAGCTTCAGCATCTCGCCGTCGCGCAGATGCAAGTGCCAGTCGTCGGGGCGTCGGATGGTCAGGCGGTCCATGCGCATCGCCTAGCGCGCCCCCGCGCCCTTGACCAGCGCCCGGGCCTTCGAACGCGCCCACCCATTGCGCGGGGCCCGGCGCTGGGCGATTGTCGGGGCGCTCGACCATAGCCCGCAGCAAGGAGGGTCCGCCCATGATCCTGATCAACCTCATCGTCGGCATCCTCGCCGGGCTGGCCGTCCCGCGCGCCGAGAAGGTGCTGAAGGACTGGGCCGAAAGCATTTGGCTTGGAGACATGCCGATCTCGGATCACGAGTTCGACCTGGCCGCGCTTCTGGTCATCCTGATGCTGGCTGCGGTGGTCTGCGCGATCCTGGGCGTCGATTCGTCGGCCTTCATGCTCGCCTTCGGCGCGCTGGTGGGCCTCTTCGGCAAGCGGCTCTGGACGCGCATCCAGCGGGGCGAGCCCTGAGCGGCGCGGCGATCCTGCGCGCGGCGGGTCTCGCGGCGGGCCTGTCCTGCCTGGCGCTCGCCGGTCGCGCCCAGGACGAGGGCGACCCGCAGGTCGATTGCCGCGCCCCCGACCTGACGCAGCCGGAACTCAACGCCTGCGCCGAAGAGGCGTGGCGGGTAGCGGATGCCGAACTGGACGAGGTCTTCCGGCTCGCCCTGACGCGCGCGCGGGTCATGGATGGCGAGAATGCCCGTGCGGGGATCGAGACGCCGCTCACAACGGTCGAAGCGCTCCAGGCCGCGCAGGACGCCTGGGAGCCCTATCGCGACGCCGCCTGCGCGGCCGAGGCGATGCTGGCGGCGGGCGATCCGGCCCAGCGAACGGTCGGGGCGATCTGCCTGCTGCGGCTGACGCAGGCCCGGATCGCGGATCTGCAGCGCTTCGGGATGGAATAGGCCCGGCGCCTAGGCGCCCGACGGGACCGTCTTCCAGAACAGCCGCTCGAAATTCCGCTCCGTCGCCGCGGCGAAATCGGCATAATCCATCCCGAAGATCTCGGCGCCCCTGCGGGCGGTATGCGCGACGAAGCCCGGCTCGTTGCGCTTGCCGCGATGAGGCGGGGGCGCGAGATAGGGCGCGTCGGTCTCGACCAGGATGCGGTCGAGCGGCGCGGCCGAGAAGATGTCGCGCAGGGCGCCGCTCTTCGGGAAGGCGGCGATCCCCGACATCGACAGGTAGAAGCCGAGGCCCAGCGCCGCCTCGGCCAGTGCGGGCCCCGAGCTGAAGCAATGCATCAAGCAGCCGAAGGCCCCGGCGCCGTGCTCCTCGGTGAGGATGCGCGCCATGTCGTCATCGGCGTCCCGCGCGTGGATGATCAGCGGCAGCTTCGTGCGGCGGGCGGCCTCAATATGGATGCGCAGGCTCTCCTGCTGCAGGTCCTTGCTGTCGGCGGTGTAGTGATAGTCGAGCCCGGTCTCGCCGATGCCGACCATTTTGGGATGCGCGGCCAGCGTCTCCAGCGCCTCGACGGAGGCCAGCGGCTCGTCGGCGGCGGACATGGGATGGGTGCCGGCGGCCCAGAAGACGGGGGCATGCGCCTCGGCCAGCGCGCGGACCTGGTCGGCCTGCCGCAGCTTGGTGCAGATGGTGACCATGCGGTGCACGCCGGCGGCGGCGGCGCGGTCCAGGAGGTCGGGAAGCTCGCCCTCGAATTGCGGGAAATCGAGATGGCAGTGGCTGTCGGTGATGCGCGGTTCCATGGCGGCGCAGCTAGGCCGCAGGACGGGCGCGTGCAAGTCGGACGCGCCGGGTCAGGTCTTGCGCGCCTGCGCGTCGATCCGGGCCAGGGCGTCCCAGACGATGGCGACCGGGTCCACGTTGACGGCGCGGGCGTGGCCGGCGCGGTCGCCGATCTCCTGCGCGAGCCGCGCCCAGTCGCGCGCGGCGGCATCGTGGGGCGACAGGCGCGCCAGCACCTCGGCCTCGGCGCCGTCGCCCGGCCCCAGCAAGCCCGCGCGCGCCGCGCGGTAGAGCAGGCGGTCTACGGCATCGAGGACCATCTGCAACCGGTCCGTCCCGGCGCGGCCGGCGCAGCTTTCCGCCAGCTTGCGGGCCCGGGCCCGGTCCATCGGAGCGCGGGCGAAGAGGGCGGTCAGTTCCGCGTAGATCTCGGCCCCGCCTTCGGCCAGCGCGAGCGCCGCGCCGACAGACCCCTCGGCCAGCTCCGCCCCGGCCGGGTCGCCGCCGGCCTGCGCGATCGCCGCCACCAGCGCGTCATGGGGCAGGGGGGCCAGCCGCAGCACCCGGCAGCGCGACCGGATCGTCGGCAGAAGCCGCGCCGGCTGGTGGCTGACCAGCAGGAGCGTCGCCTGCGCCGGCGGCTCCTCCAGAAGCTTCAGGATGGCGTTCGCGGCGTTGGGGTTCAGCTCGTCGGCGGCATCGACGATCACGACGCGCCGACCGCCCGACGACATGGCGAAGAAGCCACCCAGCTTGCGCGCCTCCTCGACGGTGATTTGGGCCTGAAGGCGTTTCTTCTTCTCGTCCCAAGCCCGGCGCAGCAGCATCAGCCCCGGCTCGGACAGGGCGCGGATGCGGGGCAGGGCCGGGTGGTCGGGCGGCGGATCGAGGCTGTCGGTCTGTGCCGGCGGGTCGCAGAGCAGGAAGCGCGCGATCCGCCAGGCCAGCGTCGCCTTGCCCACCCCGCGCGGGCCCGTCAGCAGCCAGCCGTGATGCATGCGCCCGCCGTTCCACGCCTCGAGAAAGGCCGCCTCCGCCGCCTCCTGACCGAAGAGCCGCTCCGTCTCGCGCGGATGCGGCGCGTCGCCCGCGCGGTCGGGCTCGGGCAGGGCGTCGGCCGCGCTCACAGCGCCTCCGCGACCCGCGCGGCGACGATCTCGGCATCGGCCATGCCGTCGACGACGCGGACCCGCTCGGGAAAGTCGCGCGCCAGCGCCAGGAACCCGGCGCGCAGCTTCTCCTGGAAGCCCAGCCCGAATTCCTCGAACCGGTCCTCGCCCGAGCCGCGTGCCAGCCCGCGCTTGAGCGCGGCGGCGGGATCCATGTCGATGACAATGGTGCGGTCGGGCTCGCGGCCGATGACCAGCTCGTGCAGCCGGTCCACGAGGCCGCGCAGCTCGCCGCGCGTGGCGCCCTGGTAGACGCGGGTCGAATCGGCGAAGCGGTCGGTGACGACCCAGGCGCCGCGTTCCAGCGCGGGCCGGATCGTGCGTTCCAGGTGGTCGCGGCGGGCCGCGTTGAAAAGCAGGATCTCGGTTTCCGCCGACCAGCGGTCAGGGTCGCCCTCGACCAGCAGGCGGCGGATCGCCTCGGCCCCGTCGCTGCCGCCCGGCTCGCGGGTCAGGACGACCTCGTGGCCCCGATCGCGCAGGCGTTCGGCCAGCAGGCGTGCCTGCGTGCTCTTGCCGGAGCCGTCGATGCCTTCGAGCGAGATGAACATGCCCGCCCGCTTAGCAGGGGCCGCAGCCGGGGGGAACGGGGCGTCGCCTCGCGCGGCCGCCGATCACTCGAACCGCGACATGGCCGAGCCCAGCACGTCGCCCGCCACGCGCGAGCCCGCGATCTGGATGCGGCGAAGCGGGCCCGCACGGGCCACGTCGGCGGCGGCGACGAGCTGCACCTCGCGCGGCGGCAGGCCCGGATGGCTCAGCGTCAGCGTGGCGACCGGGTCGCCGGCCGCGATGGGGGCGGCGATCGGGCCGTCATAGGTGATCTCGCCCTGCACGGGCTGGCGTCCGGTCACCGGCAGGAGCCAGGTCACCGGCTCGGCCGGCACCAGCGGCACGGTCGCGGCCTGTCCCATGAAGACCTCGGCCTCCATCACCGGGCCGGGCCCGTTGGAAAACAGCTCGTGCTCGGCATATTGCCGGAACGCCCAATTGACGATGCGCTCGCTCTCCTCGGCGCGGGCGCGCTCGCTCTCCATCCCGGAGATGACGAAGGTCACGCGGCGGTCGCCCTGCACGGCCGACCCGACCAGCCCGTAGCCCGCCTCCTGCGTGTGTCCCGTCTTCAGCCCGTCGGCCCCGATATTGAGGCGCAGAAGCGGGTTGCGGTTGAAGCGGTTCGAGGGCGAGCGGCCGTCGAAGGCGAACTCGGTCTCGGCGAAATAAGGGTAGTATTGCGGGAACTCGGTGATCAGCCGCTCGGCCAGGATCGCCAGGTCTTCCATCGACATCACGTGACCCGGCGCGGGCCAGCCGTTCGAGTTGCGGAAGACGGAATTCTCCATCCCCAGCTCGCGCGCCCGCTCGGTCATCATCTGCGAGAAGCCGTCCTCGGTCCCGTCGGGGCTGAGCGCCTCGGCCAGAACGGCGGTCGCGTCGTTGCCCGACAGCACGACCACGCCGCGGATCAGGTCCTCGACGCTGACCCGGTCGCGCGGGTCGAGGAACATGGTCGAGCCGCCATAGCTCGCCGCGCTCTGCGAGACCGGAAGCTCGGTCTCGAGCGACAGCCGGCCGTCCTCGAGCGCTTCGAACACCATGTTGAGCGTCATCAGTTTGGACATGGAGGCGGGCGGCAGCGGCACCTCGGCGTTCTTCTCCAGAAGCACCGTGCCGGTGTTGTGGTCGATCACGAAGGCCGAGCCCGCGGTCGTGGAGAACTCCTGTGCCGCTGCCGGCGCGGCGAGGATCAGGGCGGCGATCAAGGGGCGGAGCATTTCAGCTTCTCCGATAGGTCGTTTCGGTCCGGGTTGCGGACGATATGGGACTTAGCTTCGGACGGCGAAAGCGTCGGTGAAGCCCAGATCCTTCGCCTTGCGGATAACCGCCGCCCGGTCGCCCGCGCTGGTCGCGGGGCCGACGATGACGCGCCAGAAGGTGCGCCCGCTGCTCTGCTCCTCGACCACGGTGGGCAGCACGCCCGCACCCGACAGGGCGGTGGCGGTGTTGCGGGCATTCTCCTCGACCGAGAAGATGCCGATCTGGACATAGGCCTGGTCCAGCCCCGCGACGGGGGCGGGGGCGCGCGTGGGCGTGCCCGAGGCGGTGGTGGCCAGCGGCGTGGTCGCGACGCTGGGCGCGGCGGCGGTGGCCACCGGCGTCTCCGTCCCGTCCGGGATCAACCCGGATGGCACCGGGTCGACCGCGGGCGCGGTGTCGCGCGCGGCGCGGCGCTGGTTGCCGCCGAAAAGGCGGCCGAAGAAATTGCCGCGCGGCCGTTCGGGCATCGCGGCGGGCTCGATCATCGGCGGCTCCGCGGCGACGTCAGCGTCGGCATCGGAGGCGTCGAGCGCGGCCATCGCGGTCGAAACGATCGCCTCGGCCTCGTCGAGTTCCGGCTGCGGTTCGGGGGCGGCGGCGGTCTGCACGATCTCTTCCTGCGGGGCGGGCGCGGCCTCGGCCAGCTCGGGCGCGGAGACGGCGGGCGCGGCCACGGGGTCCGGCACCTCCTCGCGGCGCAGCGCCACGATATCCAGCGTCGTCGGCGCACCGGCCAGAACGCCCAGCGCGGCGGCCGCGTCCGAGGAGAGCTGCAGCACCGGGCCGGGATTGGCGCGTTCGCGCTTGAACAGCGCGCCGATGACGAAGCGGCCGTTCTCCTCGTTGCGGATGATGACCCGTTCGGGATCGGTCACGTCGGGTGCGGCGACCCAAACGCCGCCCAGGCTGGGCCGGCCATCCCAGAGCGCGCGGTCGGTGGTCTGGAAGACCTCCGGCGCCTCGACGTCGCGTTCGATCAGCTGGACCGAACTGCCGACGGGCGCGGCCCGCGTGGCGTCGCTGCCCGCATTGGCCAAGGGCCCCGCCTGGCAGCCTGCCAGAAGCGCGATCAACGCCGCGCCGGAGAGATAACGGTAGGTGGAAACGGGCGCGCGCGCCCCGATGGTTGCCTGTCGCACTGTCCTGCGCCCCGTGCTCTGCTCATGCCCCGGCGGTCCGTTGATCGAACCTGCCGTGGCATGACCCTAGCGCAGCTTGGCGAATCTGTGAAGCCCGTGGTTTCAGGCCCCGGTATCGGCGGCGATCGCCTCGAAGATGTCGGGCATCTTGGTCTTCACCTTGAAGTAGCCGGCATGGGCGTGCGGCCAGGCCGCCGCGTCCCAGTCGCGCAGCGGCTGAAGCGGGGCGAGCTCGGTGCCCGCCAGCGCGTCGCGCACAGGGCCGGTAGGCAGGTGGGGCGCGACGAGATGGTCGAAGCCCTTCGCCCAGGCCGCGATCTCGGCCGGGTCGTCGGTGACCGGGCCGGTGCCGTCCAGCCGCGTGGCGGCATCCTCGGCCAGCGCGCGGGTGAAGTCGCGCACCTGCGTGGCGACGGTCAGCGGCGAGCGGCCCTGCGGCTGGATCAGCACGGCCACGTCGGCAGGCTCCAGCCCGCGGGCCAGCAGGAAATCGGGATGCAGGTCGTCTTCGTGCAGCAGGAGCCCGATCCGGCCCGATGCGGGCAGGCTGTCGCCTTCGGGCGTCGGGCCCGGCTCGGGCGCGGGCGGGGCGTCGGGGATCGGGGCCTCGGTCGCGAGCTGGTGGCCCAGTGTGCGGGCGTCGTAGCGGTCGTCGGTGTATTTCGCGATGTTTGAGGCGCGGGCGCGGTAGGGCTTGCCGTTGGTGTGCAGCCCCGCGACCCAGCGCCAGGACAGCGTGTTCGACGCCGGGTCGCCGTCCAGAAGGTGGCGGATGAAGAAATCCGCGCCCAGCGCCCAGGGCAGGCCCAACGTGTGGATCCAGATCGAAGCGAACCACATCCGCGCGTGGTTGTGCAGATAGCCCGTGCGCGCCAGCTCCGCCGCCCAGTCGTCAAAGGGCGCGATCCCGGTGCGGCCCTCGCAGGCGGCTTCCCAGCCCTTGCGCATCCCGCTCTCGGTCGCGAGCCGGTCCTGGCCCGCGCGGACGGCGCGGCGATACTGGTCCCAGAGGCCCGGGCGGCGTTCCAGATGGCCCTTGAAATAGGTCCGCCAGACCACCTCGGAGAGGAACTTCTCGGCCGTCGCGGGGGCGAAGCGTTCGAGCACCGCGCCCGCGACCTCCGCCTCGGTCAGGGCCCGGTGGCGCAGCCAGGGCGACAGGGTCGAAACGTT includes:
- the alr gene encoding alanine racemase, with the protein product MPTGSLHIDLEAIAANWRALDGRSAASCETGACVKADAYGLGVAQVAPRLFKAGCRAFFVATAQEGLELRRVLGPEPRIYVFYGHMVGDTATIERADLVPMLCSIEQIARQLEALPKKPFGLQLDTGMNRLGLKMADWAAVAELALRARPVLIMSHLASADDPDSDQSAAQLKRFHEMTDGVSVPRSLAATGGTLLGSPYHFDMTRPGIGLYGGLPYAAAEPVVSLDLPVITCFDVPAGEPVGYNATWTAKSDTRIATVAGGYADGLHRALSPGVEVMAGPVPCPVVGRVSMDLLTVDIGHLDRDPETLRVLDPHRGVDHLAEAAGSIGYEMLTSLGARYRRSYRDGTS
- a CDS encoding D-alanyl-D-alanine carboxypeptidase family protein, which produces MLRPLIAALILAAPAAAQEFSTTAGSAFVIDHNTGTVLLEKNAEVPLPPASMSKLMTLNMVFEALEDGRLSLETELPVSQSAASYGGSTMFLDPRDRVSVEDLIRGVVVLSGNDATAVLAEALSPDGTEDGFSQMMTERARELGMENSVFRNSNGWPAPGHVMSMEDLAILAERLITEFPQYYPYFAETEFAFDGRSPSNRFNRNPLLRLNIGADGLKTGHTQEAGYGLVGSAVQGDRRVTFVISGMESERARAEESERIVNWAFRQYAEHELFSNGPGPVMEAEVFMGQAATVPLVPAEPVTWLLPVTGRQPVQGEITYDGPIAAPIAAGDPVATLTLSHPGLPPREVQLVAAADVARAGPLRRIQIAGSRVAGDVLGSAMSRFE
- the tmk gene encoding dTMP kinase, which gives rise to MFISLEGIDGSGKSTQARLLAERLRDRGHEVVLTREPGGSDGAEAIRRLLVEGDPDRWSAETEILLFNAARRDHLERTIRPALERGAWVVTDRFADSTRVYQGATRGELRGLVDRLHELVIGREPDRTIVIDMDPAAALKRGLARGSGEDRFEEFGLGFQEKLRAGFLALARDFPERVRVVDGMADAEIVAARVAEAL
- a CDS encoding replicative DNA helicase, with amino-acid sequence MNSVARLDQGSPAAAEDALPHNIEAEQQLLGAILTNNDLFDTASNLIRSEHFFDPVHARLYDLCAAMIQRNALASPVTLKAYLEEDEGLKALGGPAYLVTLAASAIAAYAVRDYAQLIYDLAIRRELIGLGRDIAAQACDVTVERQPADQIVEAETRLYSLAEQGKTERGFIPFLKAIKEAVDVANAAYQRDGGLAGISTGLVDLDKKLGGLHRSDLLILAGRPSMGKTSLATNIAFNIAKAYRRGITHDGREGAVEGGVVGFYSLEMSAEQLAARVLSEAAEVPSEQIRKGDMTEAEFRRFVEAAKALEACPLYIDDTPALPIAQLAARARRQKRTHGLDLLIVDYLQLVKAPGFGENRVNEVSAITQGLKAIAKELQIPVVALSQLSRQVENREDKRPQLSDLRESGSIEQDADVVMFVYREEYYKEREKPGEHQLDKMADWQAAMEAVHGKAEVIIGKQRHGPIGTVDLSFEGRFTRFGNLVKPWQGER
- the pyrC gene encoding dihydroorotase, with protein sequence MDRLTIRRPDDWHLHLRDGEMLKLVAPESRHFARAIIMPNLVPPVVTGAQAAAYRDRVCEAGFAGPLMTLYLTETTDPADVVAAHRDGIVTAVKLYPAGATTNSASGVRDFEKVRPVLAAMEAAGVPLCIHGETTDGDVFDREAAFLDRTLAPLRAAHPALKITLEHVTTAEAVAFVREHDNIAATMTVQHLMANRTDMLSHGMRPHFYCLPILKRDTHQAALRAAATSGEAKFFLGTDSAPHPTHAKEATCCAAGCFTAPHALPCLAHVFEEEAALDRLEGFTSLHGPAHYGLPVNEDRITLEKGAPLDLPARIEGHGQTVTLFDPGHPLRWHVR
- a CDS encoding TatD family hydrolase, producing MEPRITDSHCHLDFPQFEGELPDLLDRAAAAGVHRMVTICTKLRQADQVRALAEAHAPVFWAAGTHPMSAADEPLASVEALETLAAHPKMVGIGETGLDYHYTADSKDLQQESLRIHIEAARRTKLPLIIHARDADDDMARILTEEHGAGAFGCLMHCFSSGPALAEAALGLGFYLSMSGIAAFPKSGALRDIFSAAPLDRILVETDAPYLAPPPHRGKRNEPGFVAHTARRGAEIFGMDYADFAAATERNFERLFWKTVPSGA
- a CDS encoding FAD-binding domain-containing protein, translated to MKDTLPADPTFTPTREAGLDRLEAFLPRAGRTYAAERNHDRPGHDNVSTLSPWLRHRALTEAEVAGAVLERFAPATAEKFLSEVVWRTYFKGHLERRPGLWDQYRRAVRAGQDRLATESGMRKGWEAACEGRTGIAPFDDWAAELARTGYLHNHARMWFASIWIHTLGLPWALGADFFIRHLLDGDPASNTLSWRWVAGLHTNGKPYRARASNIAKYTDDRYDARTLGHQLATEAPIPDAPPAPEPGPTPEGDSLPASGRIGLLLHEDDLHPDFLLARGLEPADVAVLIQPQGRSPLTVATQVRDFTRALAEDAATRLDGTGPVTDDPAEIAAWAKGFDHLVAPHLPTGPVRDALAGTELAPLQPLRDWDAAAWPHAHAGYFKVKTKMPDIFEAIAADTGA
- a CDS encoding SPOR domain-containing protein, whose protein sequence is MRQATIGARAPVSTYRYLSGAALIALLAGCQAGPLANAGSDATRAAPVGSSVQLIERDVEAPEVFQTTDRALWDGRPSLGGVWVAAPDVTDPERVIIRNEENGRFVIGALFKRERANPGPVLQLSSDAAAALGVLAGAPTTLDIVALRREEVPDPVAAPAVSAPELAEAAPAPQEEIVQTAAAPEPQPELDEAEAIVSTAMAALDASDADADVAAEPPMIEPAAMPERPRGNFFGRLFGGNQRRAARDTAPAVDPVPSGLIPDGTETPVATAAAPSVATTPLATTASGTPTRAPAPVAGLDQAYVQIGIFSVEENARNTATALSGAGVLPTVVEEQSSGRTFWRVIVGPATSAGDRAAVIRKAKDLGFTDAFAVRS
- a CDS encoding lysozyme inhibitor LprI family protein, which produces MTQPELNACAEEAWRVADAELDEVFRLALTRARVMDGENARAGIETPLTTVEALQAAQDAWEPYRDAACAAEAMLAAGDPAQRTVGAICLLRLTQARIADLQRFGME
- a CDS encoding orotate phosphoribosyltransferase, with translation MIPTAFPPPEEIARLTARALLEVKAVHFNAREPFTLASGLPSPTYIDCRRLISFPRIRSALMDFLAVTVMREAGFEAFDNVAGGETAGIPFAALVAERLGLPMTYVRKKPKGYGRNARIEGAMTEGQRVLLIEDMTTDGGSKLSFVDAIRETGASCAHTGVIFSYGIFPEITKTLGDHGVALHALATWWDVLAEAKAQGHFDAETLAGVEAFLNDPRGWQEKHSK
- a CDS encoding DNA polymerase III subunit delta'; the protein is MSAADALPEPDRAGDAPHPRETERLFGQEAAEAAFLEAWNGGRMHHGWLLTGPRGVGKATLAWRIARFLLCDPPAQTDSLDPPPDHPALPRIRALSEPGLMLLRRAWDEKKKRLQAQITVEEARKLGGFFAMSSGGRRVVIVDAADELNPNAANAILKLLEEPPAQATLLLVSHQPARLLPTIRSRCRVLRLAPLPHDALVAAIAQAGGDPAGAELAEGSVGAALALAEGGAEIYAELTALFARAPMDRARARKLAESCAGRAGTDRLQMVLDAVDRLLYRAARAGLLGPGDGAEAEVLARLSPHDAAARDWARLAQEIGDRAGHARAVNVDPVAIVWDALARIDAQARKT